A DNA window from Setaria viridis chromosome 2, Setaria_viridis_v4.0, whole genome shotgun sequence contains the following coding sequences:
- the LOC117842136 gene encoding DNA mismatch repair protein MLH3 isoform X4, translating into MTDELLYTAPSSSPLPLISKKFGDDVSRCLHEIAASDQSWVLSGHVSGPSDVFHTKDFQYLYINSRFVNRNPIHNMLNNLASSFHSSVTRRNEEIDVQSRKRQKTDIYPAFLLNFCCSRSSYDLHFEPTKTIVEFKDWQTVLLFFEQTVTNYWKKHALQSPKADRVCAGDTCVPRKNDVKLNKGLLRHHNVQNNEEYADFQNTKQKNAVRDTNSDDMSATRAPKDSHCFSFDTEPSIQHVSFSGRITNSPWPNDNVVSIDYKLGYKVMHSPERLNYRWLEDGPSQLDDDVSSVNPTGWKRQRTEGIFHECAYSGNFGMLEDVPTEGFLAHKQKSELIGSEVEMQEPCFGSLNRPNKMSSELVQNQTNIKAHTSGWDGLYVEFDKSNGDCLVNEATDTITDISYPEMWKLNDGFYHDDGNTSRGFCRVLRKCSTNEKLGTAAGCIEGLETDTVSQINFPDIHAVWNSDLMDRSSIEDTFRHFPHLSSLADTPCSYARTGLTLDKKSDKNFGSWSCENIDSSIRIALDRFSNVSSITCEGAKYLDNFDYEIQPLNYFNNDCSSTDQFGSEDDLIMWKPKFDTRFSADISPERSDNGCHLNVPSSNMANDSTLTQDLLNQHNLGLDQRSRLSKGSRSRSHSAPPFYRGKQKFSRLNEPLSKLATDGDKGICINNPKDNASRPVDVLPMSSTQPVPVTDGSEFPDLNFSSNGFVKMFKDACSDRLEDSAARITKWRDDSCQHTASNLPHGPFGCYDDVLSISSGTLHLSCTSLVPECVDRNCFEEARVLLQLDKKFIPVISGNTILLVDQHAADERIRLEELRRKVLSEEGHVVTYLDSEEELSLPETGFQLFQKYAEQIQKWGWIISSDSNSSESFKKNMNILRRQTRLVTLVAVPCILGVNLTGKDLMEFIQQLDETDGSSAMPPAVLRILNFKACRGAIMFGDPLLPSECCLIIEELKATSLCFQCAHGRPTTVPIVNVASLHDELARHQMLSGRQAESWHGLAHQGPSLERAQMRLKQLRNLRRGL; encoded by the exons ATGACAG ATGAATTGCTATACACAGCTCCTTCATCATCCCCTTTGCCTCTTATATCAAAAAAATTCGGGGATGATGTCTCCAGATGTCTCCATGAGATAGCTGCCTCTGACCAGAGCTGGGTTCTTTCAGGGCACGTATCTGGACCTTCAGATGTGTTTCATACGAAG GATTTCCAATACTTGT ACATCAACTCAAGATTCGTGAATAGAAACCCAATTCATAATATGCTCAATAATCTGGCATCTAGTTTTCACTCTTCCGTTACAAGGAGGAATGAAGAAATTGATGTTCAGAGCAGGAAGAGGCAGAAGACCGATATCTACCCTGCTTTTCTACTGAATTTTTGCTGTTCTAGATCTAGCTACGATCTACATTTTGAGCCTACAAAAACCATTGTGGAATTCAAG GATTGGCAAACTGTCTTGCTTTTCTTTGAACAAACTGTCACAAACTACTGGAAGAAGCATGCACTGCAATCACCAAAAG CTGACAGAGTTTGTGCTGGTGATACCTGTGTGCCTAGGAAAAATGATG TGAAATTGAATAAGGGACTCCTAAGGCATCATAATGTGCAGAACAATGAAGAGTATGCTGACTTCCAAAACACTAAGCAGAAGAATGCAGTCAGAGATACAAACAGTGATGATATGAGTGCCACAAGAGCACCAAAGGACTCACACTGCTTTTCTTTTGATACGGAGCCATCCATACAACATGTCTCCTTTTCTGGAAGGATCACTAATTCACCCTGGCCCAATGACAATGTTGTCAGTATTGATTACAAGTTAGGGTATAAGGTAATGCATTCTCCTGAAAGACTCAATTATCGGTGGTTAGAGGATGGTCCGTCCCAGTTAGATGATGATGTTTCAAGTGTTAACCCAACTGGTTGGAAAAGGCAAAGGACAGAAGGTATATTCCATGAGTGTGCATATTCTGGTAATTTTGGAATGTTGGAAGATGTACCAACTGAAGGGTTTTTAGCTCACAAACAAAAATCTGAGTTGATTGGTTCAGAAGTTGAAATGCAAGAACCTTGCTTCGGGTCTCTCAATAGGCCAAATAAAATGAGCTCCGAGTTGGTGCAAAATCAAACCAACATAAAGGCACACACATCTGGCTGGGATGGATTATATGTTGAGTTTGATAAATCAAATGGAGATTGCCTAGTCAATGAAGCTACAGATACAATCACAGATATTTCTTACCCTGAGATGTGGAAGTTGAATGATGGATTTTATCATGATGATGGTAACACCTCCAGAGGCTTCTGTAGAGTTTTGAGAAAGTGCAGCACCAATGAGAAGTTAGGGACTGCAGCTGGATGTATTGAAGGACTTGAGACTGATACTGTTAGCCAGATAAACTTCCCTGATATTCATGCTGTGTGGAACAGTGACTTGATGGATAGGTCTTCCATTGAGGATACTTTCCGTCATTTTCCTCATCTATCCTCGTTGGCTGATACACCTTGCAGTTATGCAAGGACTGGCTTGACACTTGACAAGAAATCAGATAAAAACTTTGGTTCTTGGAGCTGTGAAAATATTGACAGCAGTATTAGAATTGCTCTGGACAGGTTTAGCAATGTGTCATCAATAACATGTGAAGGAGCTAAATATTTGGATAACTTTGACTATGAAATACAGCCGCTTAATTACTTCAATAATGATTGCAGTTCAACCGACCAGTTTGGTTCTGAAGATGACCTGATAATGTGGAAACCAAAATTTGACACGAGATTTTCAGCTGATATTTCTCCTGAGAGAAGTGATAATGGTTGCCATTTGAATGTCCCTTCTTCCAATATGGCAAATGACAGCACACTTACTCAAGATCTTCTGAATCAACACAACCTTGGACTGGACCAGAGATCCAGGCTTTCCAAGGGCAGTAGATCTAGGAGTCATTCTGCTCCACCATTTTATAGAGGGAAACAGAAATTCTCTAGATTAAATGAGCCACTGAGCAAATTGGCCACAGATGGTGATAAAGGCATCTGCATTAACAACCCCAAAG ACAATGCATCTAGACCTGTGGATGTCTTGCCTATGAGTTCAACCCAGCCTGTTCCAGTGACTGATGGCAGTGAATTTCCAGACTTAAATTTCAG CTCGAATGGATTTGTGAAAATGTTTAAAGATGCATGTTCTGACAGGCTTGAAGATTCAGCTGCTCGAATAACTAAATGGCGAGATGACTCTTGCCAGCATACA GCTTCGAACTTGCCACATGGTCCTTTTGGATGCTATGATGATGTACTGAGCATTTCTTCTGGGACCTTACATCTCTCTTGCACCTCGCTAGTTCCTGAATGTGTTGACAGGAACTGCTTTGAGGAGGCAAGGGTTTTGTTGCAGCTGGACAAGAAATTTATTCCCGTCATATCTGGGAACACTATCCTCCTTGTTGATCAG CATGCAGCTGATGAAAGGATACGTCTGGAGGAGCTTCGTAGAAAG GTTTTATCAGAAGAAGGCCATGTCGTCACTTACTTGGACTCTGAGGAGGAATTA tctCTCCCTGAGACTGGTTTTCAATTGTTCCAGAAGTATGCTGAACAAATTCAGAAATGGGGCTGGATCATCAGCAGTGATAGCAATTCCTCTGAATCATTCAAGAA GAACATGAACATTCTGAGGAGACAAACCCGTCTCGTTACTCTTGTTGCT GTTCCATGTATTTTGGGTGTCAATTTGACAGGGAAAGATCTTATGGAGTTTATCCAGCAG CTTGATGAGACTGATGGGTCATCAGCTATGCCCCCAGCAGTTCTCCGTATTCTTAACTTCAAAGCTTGCAGAG GGGCGATCATGTTTGGTGACCCCTTGCTACCATCCGAATGCTGTCTGATTATTGAAGAACTGAAAGCAACATCTCTATGCTTCCAG TGTGCTCATGGGCGCCCGACCACGGTGCCTATTGTGAACGTCGCATCCCTCCATGATGAGCTGGCGAGGCACCAAATGCTGAGCGGAAGGCAGGCAGAGTCCTGGCACGGCTTGGCGCACCAAGGGCCCAGCCTTGAGCGCGCTCAGATGCGCCTCAAACAACTGAGGAACCTACGCCGTGGCCTATAG
- the LOC117842136 gene encoding DNA mismatch repair protein MLH3 isoform X2 translates to MQTIKRLPRSVHSSLRSSIVLSDLPRVVEELIYNSIDANASKIDIAINIRACYVKVEDDGCGITRDELVLLGEKYTTSKFHNVMGDGELSPRSFGLNGGALASLSDISVVEIRTKARGRPNAYCKIIKGSKCLHLGIDDKREIVGTTVVVRELFYNQPVRRKQIQSSEKRELHHVKKCVLQIALIHPQISLRLLDNDSEDELLYTAPSSSPLPLISKKFGDDVSRCLHEIAASDQSWVLSGHVSGPSDVFHTKDFQYLYINSRFVNRNPIHNMLNNLASSFHSSVTRRNEEIDVQSRKRQKTDIYPAFLLNFCCSRSSYDLHFEPTKTIVEFKDWQTVLLFFEQTVTNYWKKHALQSPKADRVCAGDTCVPRKNDVKLNKGLLRHHNVQNNEEYADFQNTKQKNAVRDTNSDDMSATRAPKDSHCFSFDTEPSIQHVSFSGRITNSPWPNDNVVSIDYKLGYKVMHSPERLNYRWLEDGPSQLDDDVSSVNPTGWKRQRTEGIFHECAYSGNFGMLEDVPTEGFLAHKQKSELIGSEVEMQEPCFGSLNRPNKMSSELVQNQTNIKAHTSGWDGLYVEFDKSNGDCLVNEATDTITDISYPEMWKLNDGFYHDDGNTSRGFCRVLRKCSTNEKLGTAAGCIEGLETDTVSQINFPDIHAVWNSDLMDRSSIEDTFRHFPHLSSLADTPCSYARTGLTLDKKSDKNFGSWSCENIDSSIRIALDRFSNVSSITCEGAKYLDNFDYEIQPLNYFNNDCSSTDQFGSEDDLIMWKPKFDTRFSADISPERSDNGCHLNVPSSNMANDSTLTQDLLNQHNLGLDQRSRLSKGSRSRSHSAPPFYRGKQKFSRLNEPLSKLATDGDKGICINNPKDNASRPVDVLPMSSTQPVPVTDGSEFPDLNFRLEDSAARITKWRDDSCQHTASNLPHGPFGCYDDVLSISSGTLHLSCTSLVPECVDRNCFEEARVLLQLDKKFIPVISGNTILLVDQHAADERIRLEELRRKVLSEEGHVVTYLDSEEELSLPETGFQLFQKYAEQIQKWGWIISSDSNSSESFKKNMNILRRQTRLVTLVAVPCILGVNLTGKDLMEFIQQLDETDGSSAMPPAVLRILNFKACRGAIMFGDPLLPSECCLIIEELKATSLCFQCAHGRPTTVPIVNVASLHDELARHQMLSGRQAESWHGLAHQGPSLERAQMRLKQLRNLRRGL, encoded by the exons ATGCAGACCATAAAGCGCTTGCCGAGGAGTGTCCATAGCTCCCTGCGTTCAAGCATTGTTCTGTCTGACCTGCCAAGGGTTGTTGAGGAGTTGATATATAACAGCATTGATGCGAATGCGAGCAAG ATTGACATTGCAATAAACATCAGAGCATGTTATGTAAAAGTGGAAGATGATG GTTGTGGTATTACACGAGATGAATTGGTTCTCTTGGGAGAAAAATATA CAACATCCAAATTTCATAATGTGATGGGCGATGGGGAACTTAGTCCTAGAAGTTTTGGACTAAATGGAGGAGCACTCGCATCACTTTCTGATATCTCTGTGGTTGAAATCAGGACGAAAGCCCGTGGGAGACCAAATGCATATTGCAAGATAATAAAG GGATCTAAATGCCTACATCTGGGAATAGATGACAAGAGGGAAATTGTTGGCACCACAG TTGTTGTTCGGGAGCTTTTTTACAATCAACCAGTACGGAGGAAACAAATACAATCTAG TGAGAAAAGAGAATTACATCATGTGAAGAAGTGTGTCCTGCAAATTGCGCTTATTCATCCGCAGATTTCACTCAGACTCCTTGACAATGACAG CGAAGATGAATTGCTATACACAGCTCCTTCATCATCCCCTTTGCCTCTTATATCAAAAAAATTCGGGGATGATGTCTCCAGATGTCTCCATGAGATAGCTGCCTCTGACCAGAGCTGGGTTCTTTCAGGGCACGTATCTGGACCTTCAGATGTGTTTCATACGAAG GATTTCCAATACTTGT ACATCAACTCAAGATTCGTGAATAGAAACCCAATTCATAATATGCTCAATAATCTGGCATCTAGTTTTCACTCTTCCGTTACAAGGAGGAATGAAGAAATTGATGTTCAGAGCAGGAAGAGGCAGAAGACCGATATCTACCCTGCTTTTCTACTGAATTTTTGCTGTTCTAGATCTAGCTACGATCTACATTTTGAGCCTACAAAAACCATTGTGGAATTCAAG GATTGGCAAACTGTCTTGCTTTTCTTTGAACAAACTGTCACAAACTACTGGAAGAAGCATGCACTGCAATCACCAAAAG CTGACAGAGTTTGTGCTGGTGATACCTGTGTGCCTAGGAAAAATGATG TGAAATTGAATAAGGGACTCCTAAGGCATCATAATGTGCAGAACAATGAAGAGTATGCTGACTTCCAAAACACTAAGCAGAAGAATGCAGTCAGAGATACAAACAGTGATGATATGAGTGCCACAAGAGCACCAAAGGACTCACACTGCTTTTCTTTTGATACGGAGCCATCCATACAACATGTCTCCTTTTCTGGAAGGATCACTAATTCACCCTGGCCCAATGACAATGTTGTCAGTATTGATTACAAGTTAGGGTATAAGGTAATGCATTCTCCTGAAAGACTCAATTATCGGTGGTTAGAGGATGGTCCGTCCCAGTTAGATGATGATGTTTCAAGTGTTAACCCAACTGGTTGGAAAAGGCAAAGGACAGAAGGTATATTCCATGAGTGTGCATATTCTGGTAATTTTGGAATGTTGGAAGATGTACCAACTGAAGGGTTTTTAGCTCACAAACAAAAATCTGAGTTGATTGGTTCAGAAGTTGAAATGCAAGAACCTTGCTTCGGGTCTCTCAATAGGCCAAATAAAATGAGCTCCGAGTTGGTGCAAAATCAAACCAACATAAAGGCACACACATCTGGCTGGGATGGATTATATGTTGAGTTTGATAAATCAAATGGAGATTGCCTAGTCAATGAAGCTACAGATACAATCACAGATATTTCTTACCCTGAGATGTGGAAGTTGAATGATGGATTTTATCATGATGATGGTAACACCTCCAGAGGCTTCTGTAGAGTTTTGAGAAAGTGCAGCACCAATGAGAAGTTAGGGACTGCAGCTGGATGTATTGAAGGACTTGAGACTGATACTGTTAGCCAGATAAACTTCCCTGATATTCATGCTGTGTGGAACAGTGACTTGATGGATAGGTCTTCCATTGAGGATACTTTCCGTCATTTTCCTCATCTATCCTCGTTGGCTGATACACCTTGCAGTTATGCAAGGACTGGCTTGACACTTGACAAGAAATCAGATAAAAACTTTGGTTCTTGGAGCTGTGAAAATATTGACAGCAGTATTAGAATTGCTCTGGACAGGTTTAGCAATGTGTCATCAATAACATGTGAAGGAGCTAAATATTTGGATAACTTTGACTATGAAATACAGCCGCTTAATTACTTCAATAATGATTGCAGTTCAACCGACCAGTTTGGTTCTGAAGATGACCTGATAATGTGGAAACCAAAATTTGACACGAGATTTTCAGCTGATATTTCTCCTGAGAGAAGTGATAATGGTTGCCATTTGAATGTCCCTTCTTCCAATATGGCAAATGACAGCACACTTACTCAAGATCTTCTGAATCAACACAACCTTGGACTGGACCAGAGATCCAGGCTTTCCAAGGGCAGTAGATCTAGGAGTCATTCTGCTCCACCATTTTATAGAGGGAAACAGAAATTCTCTAGATTAAATGAGCCACTGAGCAAATTGGCCACAGATGGTGATAAAGGCATCTGCATTAACAACCCCAAAG ACAATGCATCTAGACCTGTGGATGTCTTGCCTATGAGTTCAACCCAGCCTGTTCCAGTGACTGATGGCAGTGAATTTCCAGACTTAAATTTCAG GCTTGAAGATTCAGCTGCTCGAATAACTAAATGGCGAGATGACTCTTGCCAGCATACA GCTTCGAACTTGCCACATGGTCCTTTTGGATGCTATGATGATGTACTGAGCATTTCTTCTGGGACCTTACATCTCTCTTGCACCTCGCTAGTTCCTGAATGTGTTGACAGGAACTGCTTTGAGGAGGCAAGGGTTTTGTTGCAGCTGGACAAGAAATTTATTCCCGTCATATCTGGGAACACTATCCTCCTTGTTGATCAG CATGCAGCTGATGAAAGGATACGTCTGGAGGAGCTTCGTAGAAAG GTTTTATCAGAAGAAGGCCATGTCGTCACTTACTTGGACTCTGAGGAGGAATTA tctCTCCCTGAGACTGGTTTTCAATTGTTCCAGAAGTATGCTGAACAAATTCAGAAATGGGGCTGGATCATCAGCAGTGATAGCAATTCCTCTGAATCATTCAAGAA GAACATGAACATTCTGAGGAGACAAACCCGTCTCGTTACTCTTGTTGCT GTTCCATGTATTTTGGGTGTCAATTTGACAGGGAAAGATCTTATGGAGTTTATCCAGCAG CTTGATGAGACTGATGGGTCATCAGCTATGCCCCCAGCAGTTCTCCGTATTCTTAACTTCAAAGCTTGCAGAG GGGCGATCATGTTTGGTGACCCCTTGCTACCATCCGAATGCTGTCTGATTATTGAAGAACTGAAAGCAACATCTCTATGCTTCCAG TGTGCTCATGGGCGCCCGACCACGGTGCCTATTGTGAACGTCGCATCCCTCCATGATGAGCTGGCGAGGCACCAAATGCTGAGCGGAAGGCAGGCAGAGTCCTGGCACGGCTTGGCGCACCAAGGGCCCAGCCTTGAGCGCGCTCAGATGCGCCTCAAACAACTGAGGAACCTACGCCGTGGCCTATAG
- the LOC117842136 gene encoding DNA mismatch repair protein MLH3 isoform X5, with amino-acid sequence MCNSHFQDFQYLYINSRFVNRNPIHNMLNNLASSFHSSVTRRNEEIDVQSRKRQKTDIYPAFLLNFCCSRSSYDLHFEPTKTIVEFKDWQTVLLFFEQTVTNYWKKHALQSPKADRVCAGDTCVPRKNDVKLNKGLLRHHNVQNNEEYADFQNTKQKNAVRDTNSDDMSATRAPKDSHCFSFDTEPSIQHVSFSGRITNSPWPNDNVVSIDYKLGYKVMHSPERLNYRWLEDGPSQLDDDVSSVNPTGWKRQRTEGIFHECAYSGNFGMLEDVPTEGFLAHKQKSELIGSEVEMQEPCFGSLNRPNKMSSELVQNQTNIKAHTSGWDGLYVEFDKSNGDCLVNEATDTITDISYPEMWKLNDGFYHDDGNTSRGFCRVLRKCSTNEKLGTAAGCIEGLETDTVSQINFPDIHAVWNSDLMDRSSIEDTFRHFPHLSSLADTPCSYARTGLTLDKKSDKNFGSWSCENIDSSIRIALDRFSNVSSITCEGAKYLDNFDYEIQPLNYFNNDCSSTDQFGSEDDLIMWKPKFDTRFSADISPERSDNGCHLNVPSSNMANDSTLTQDLLNQHNLGLDQRSRLSKGSRSRSHSAPPFYRGKQKFSRLNEPLSKLATDGDKGICINNPKDNASRPVDVLPMSSTQPVPVTDGSEFPDLNFSSNGFVKMFKDACSDRLEDSAARITKWRDDSCQHTASNLPHGPFGCYDDVLSISSGTLHLSCTSLVPECVDRNCFEEARVLLQLDKKFIPVISGNTILLVDQHAADERIRLEELRRKVLSEEGHVVTYLDSEEELSLPETGFQLFQKYAEQIQKWGWIISSDSNSSESFKKNMNILRRQTRLVTLVAVPCILGVNLTGKDLMEFIQQLDETDGSSAMPPAVLRILNFKACRGAIMFGDPLLPSECCLIIEELKATSLCFQCAHGRPTTVPIVNVASLHDELARHQMLSGRQAESWHGLAHQGPSLERAQMRLKQLRNLRRGL; translated from the exons ATGTGCAATTCTCATTTTCAGGATTTCCAATACTTGT ACATCAACTCAAGATTCGTGAATAGAAACCCAATTCATAATATGCTCAATAATCTGGCATCTAGTTTTCACTCTTCCGTTACAAGGAGGAATGAAGAAATTGATGTTCAGAGCAGGAAGAGGCAGAAGACCGATATCTACCCTGCTTTTCTACTGAATTTTTGCTGTTCTAGATCTAGCTACGATCTACATTTTGAGCCTACAAAAACCATTGTGGAATTCAAG GATTGGCAAACTGTCTTGCTTTTCTTTGAACAAACTGTCACAAACTACTGGAAGAAGCATGCACTGCAATCACCAAAAG CTGACAGAGTTTGTGCTGGTGATACCTGTGTGCCTAGGAAAAATGATG TGAAATTGAATAAGGGACTCCTAAGGCATCATAATGTGCAGAACAATGAAGAGTATGCTGACTTCCAAAACACTAAGCAGAAGAATGCAGTCAGAGATACAAACAGTGATGATATGAGTGCCACAAGAGCACCAAAGGACTCACACTGCTTTTCTTTTGATACGGAGCCATCCATACAACATGTCTCCTTTTCTGGAAGGATCACTAATTCACCCTGGCCCAATGACAATGTTGTCAGTATTGATTACAAGTTAGGGTATAAGGTAATGCATTCTCCTGAAAGACTCAATTATCGGTGGTTAGAGGATGGTCCGTCCCAGTTAGATGATGATGTTTCAAGTGTTAACCCAACTGGTTGGAAAAGGCAAAGGACAGAAGGTATATTCCATGAGTGTGCATATTCTGGTAATTTTGGAATGTTGGAAGATGTACCAACTGAAGGGTTTTTAGCTCACAAACAAAAATCTGAGTTGATTGGTTCAGAAGTTGAAATGCAAGAACCTTGCTTCGGGTCTCTCAATAGGCCAAATAAAATGAGCTCCGAGTTGGTGCAAAATCAAACCAACATAAAGGCACACACATCTGGCTGGGATGGATTATATGTTGAGTTTGATAAATCAAATGGAGATTGCCTAGTCAATGAAGCTACAGATACAATCACAGATATTTCTTACCCTGAGATGTGGAAGTTGAATGATGGATTTTATCATGATGATGGTAACACCTCCAGAGGCTTCTGTAGAGTTTTGAGAAAGTGCAGCACCAATGAGAAGTTAGGGACTGCAGCTGGATGTATTGAAGGACTTGAGACTGATACTGTTAGCCAGATAAACTTCCCTGATATTCATGCTGTGTGGAACAGTGACTTGATGGATAGGTCTTCCATTGAGGATACTTTCCGTCATTTTCCTCATCTATCCTCGTTGGCTGATACACCTTGCAGTTATGCAAGGACTGGCTTGACACTTGACAAGAAATCAGATAAAAACTTTGGTTCTTGGAGCTGTGAAAATATTGACAGCAGTATTAGAATTGCTCTGGACAGGTTTAGCAATGTGTCATCAATAACATGTGAAGGAGCTAAATATTTGGATAACTTTGACTATGAAATACAGCCGCTTAATTACTTCAATAATGATTGCAGTTCAACCGACCAGTTTGGTTCTGAAGATGACCTGATAATGTGGAAACCAAAATTTGACACGAGATTTTCAGCTGATATTTCTCCTGAGAGAAGTGATAATGGTTGCCATTTGAATGTCCCTTCTTCCAATATGGCAAATGACAGCACACTTACTCAAGATCTTCTGAATCAACACAACCTTGGACTGGACCAGAGATCCAGGCTTTCCAAGGGCAGTAGATCTAGGAGTCATTCTGCTCCACCATTTTATAGAGGGAAACAGAAATTCTCTAGATTAAATGAGCCACTGAGCAAATTGGCCACAGATGGTGATAAAGGCATCTGCATTAACAACCCCAAAG ACAATGCATCTAGACCTGTGGATGTCTTGCCTATGAGTTCAACCCAGCCTGTTCCAGTGACTGATGGCAGTGAATTTCCAGACTTAAATTTCAG CTCGAATGGATTTGTGAAAATGTTTAAAGATGCATGTTCTGACAGGCTTGAAGATTCAGCTGCTCGAATAACTAAATGGCGAGATGACTCTTGCCAGCATACA GCTTCGAACTTGCCACATGGTCCTTTTGGATGCTATGATGATGTACTGAGCATTTCTTCTGGGACCTTACATCTCTCTTGCACCTCGCTAGTTCCTGAATGTGTTGACAGGAACTGCTTTGAGGAGGCAAGGGTTTTGTTGCAGCTGGACAAGAAATTTATTCCCGTCATATCTGGGAACACTATCCTCCTTGTTGATCAG CATGCAGCTGATGAAAGGATACGTCTGGAGGAGCTTCGTAGAAAG GTTTTATCAGAAGAAGGCCATGTCGTCACTTACTTGGACTCTGAGGAGGAATTA tctCTCCCTGAGACTGGTTTTCAATTGTTCCAGAAGTATGCTGAACAAATTCAGAAATGGGGCTGGATCATCAGCAGTGATAGCAATTCCTCTGAATCATTCAAGAA GAACATGAACATTCTGAGGAGACAAACCCGTCTCGTTACTCTTGTTGCT GTTCCATGTATTTTGGGTGTCAATTTGACAGGGAAAGATCTTATGGAGTTTATCCAGCAG CTTGATGAGACTGATGGGTCATCAGCTATGCCCCCAGCAGTTCTCCGTATTCTTAACTTCAAAGCTTGCAGAG GGGCGATCATGTTTGGTGACCCCTTGCTACCATCCGAATGCTGTCTGATTATTGAAGAACTGAAAGCAACATCTCTATGCTTCCAG TGTGCTCATGGGCGCCCGACCACGGTGCCTATTGTGAACGTCGCATCCCTCCATGATGAGCTGGCGAGGCACCAAATGCTGAGCGGAAGGCAGGCAGAGTCCTGGCACGGCTTGGCGCACCAAGGGCCCAGCCTTGAGCGCGCTCAGATGCGCCTCAAACAACTGAGGAACCTACGCCGTGGCCTATAG